From a region of the Daphnia magna isolate NIES linkage group LG1, ASM2063170v1.1, whole genome shotgun sequence genome:
- the LOC123466997 gene encoding neurofilament medium polypeptide-like — translation MEYFSKYFAFLHWMMYLLDLLRVITRTEPRTESTDTEAVDVSEENTEPTPVVTQNVDASQQTDDAFETQIQKAREEELIKEISDLKDQLQTAHRVSGVSRRKADKLAWDLGIFESKYHLDIAELTRKRSDEIIRKEIETMKFQDEYDNRIFDLELTNTQQMQRILELEMEQTSRRQQRDPVCDKRSGELEASVAKIESVQQHLSSIDVVTEYAKWTINYVLEQVKVEIPSAASESSQPDDEKERMIEDTQTIKCEMETVKLELEDAKERLIKETQTFKCEMESVKVELEDAKERLIKDTQTIKCEMESVKVKLVNAKETIAELEQCKNRLIATESQMKTITEGKDALLALKDAELKQLRKSAKQVQRKSEVKTRDVGCDTEDLPQPVKAKGIDVGCCTDDFPQLVKPKSRDVSCDTDDLPSLPEAGKKDVGCGIDDLAPLAAAKEIQGASADEGKQSVDESERLTEFREVSSRKKKAKLQAEAAAKKEERAPEKDKTPAELVSIYETVMDVISPSQFPPLSGKRPPGQPAADVRPARQPAADVRPARQPATDVRPARQPAADVRRARKPAADVKPARQPAADVQPPVVFQSADYRYKQKPIEGYSVNLSEGQTSVHPPARPQAKATPTAAPTVAPEKEKAATAKPAASFAIVSGEIPQLQSADKLVLLDIHYRNYGRIVGRGGENVRRLEETHGVMMTLVQNQNALQFYNLKISGGSPAKRRAAAQEVIEGLPVTIECSNVDLRQLRHLKMRSSETEFFVSVRRPMSRDEKLQLSGRINDCRKAFDLLVNGRDPRPSPK, via the coding sequence AtggaatatttttccaagTACTTTGCTTTCCTCCACTGGATGATGTATCTCCTAGATCTTCTCCGCGTCATTACAAGGACAGAACCCAGAACGGAGTCTACCGACACCGAGGCTGTTGACGTGTCCGAGGAGAACACGGAACCAACGCCGGTGGTAACCCAGAACGTTGACGCATCCCAACAAACGGACGACGCGTTTGAAACCCAGATTCAAAAGGCCCGCGAAGAAGAACTGATTAAAGAGATTTCTGATTTAAAAGACCAACTTCAAACGGCGCACCGCGTTAGCGGTGTATCGAGACGAAAGGCCGACAAACTCGCGTGGGATCTTGGCATCTTTGAATCAAAATACCATCTGGACATTGCGGAGCTAACGAGGAAAAGGTCAGATGAAATCATCCGCAAGGAGATTGAAACCATGAAATTTCAAGACGAATACGACAATCGAATCTTTGACTTGGAACTGACCAACACCCAACAGATGCAACGTATTCTAGAATTGGAGATGGAACAAACTAGTCGTCGACAGCAGCGCGATCCTGTGTGTGACAAGCGATCTGGCGAGCTCGAAGCTTCTGTTGCGAAAATCGAGAGCGTTCAACAACATCTTTCTTCCATAGACGTTGTCACAGAGTACGCAAAATGGACTATAAACTACGTCCTGGAACAGGTTAAGGTAGAAATCCCTTCTGCGGCTAGCGAGAGTTCACAACCCGACGATGAGAAGGAACGAATGATCGAAGACACGCAAACCATCAAGTGCGAAATGGAAACAGTCAAGTTAGAACTGGAGGACGCGAAGGAGCGACTGATCAAAGAAACGCAAACCTTCAAGTGCGAAATGGAGTCTGTCAAGGTAGAACTCGAGGACGCGAAGGAGCGACTGATCAAAGACACTCAAACCATCAAGTGCGAAATGGAGTCTGTCAAGGTAAAACTCGTGAATGCGAAGGAAACCATTGCCGAGTTGGAACAATGTAAGAACCGTTTGATCGCTACTGAGTCGCAAATGAAGACGATCACTGAAGGCAAAGACGCCCTTTTGGCTTTGAAAGACGCGGAATTGAAACAATTgcgaaaatcggccaaacagGTTCAGCGTAAATCTGAAGTGAAGACCCGAGATGTTGGATGCGACACGGAGGACCTTCCTCAGCCCGTGAAGGCCAAAGGAATAGATGTTGGATGCTGCACGGACGATTTCCCTCAACTTGTGAAGCCTAAAAGTCGAGACGTTTCGTGCGACACTGATGATCTTCCATCACTTCCTGAGGCTGGAAAAAAAGACGTTGGATGTGGCATCGATGACCTTGCACCCCTTGCCGCTGCCAAAGAAATCCAAGGAGCGTCTGCCGATGAAGGGAAACAATCAGTTGATGAAAGTGAGAGACTTACAGAATTTCGGGAGGTTTcgtctagaaagaaaaaggccaaacTTCAGGCTGAAGCAGCAGCTAAAAAGGAGGAACGTGCACCCGAAAAGGACAAGACTCCAGCGGAGTTGGTATCGATTTACGAAACTGTGATGGACGTTATTTCTCCATCACAATTTCCTCCGCTGTCCGGCAAAAGGCCCCCAGGTCAACCTGCCGCTGATGTCAGACCTGCCCGACAACCTGCCGCTGATGTCAGACCTGCACGACAACCTGCCACTGATGTCAGACCTGCACGACAACCTGCCGCTGATGTCAGACGTGCACGAAAACCTGCCGCTGATGTCAAACCTGCACGACAACCTGCTGCTGATGTACAACCACCAGTTGTTTTCCAGTCAGCTGATTACAGATATAAACAAAAGCCGATCGAAGGTTACTCAGTCAACCTGTCCGAAGGCCAAACATCGGTTCATCCGCCAGCTCGACCCCAAGCGAAGGCTACGCCAACTGCTGCGCCAACTGTCGCTCCTGAGAAGGAGAAGGCTGCCACAGCTAAACCAGCTGCCAGTTTCGCCATTGTTTCTGGAGAAATTCCACAATTGCAAAGTGCGGATAAATTGGTACTCTTGGACATTCATTACAGAAACTACGGTCGTATTGTGGGACGAGGAGGTGAAAATGTCAGACGCCTGGAGGAGACTCACGGAGTCATGATGACCTTAGTCCAAAACCAAAATGCTCTCCAATTTTACAACTTGAAAATATCAGGAGGGAGTCCCGCAAAACGTCGAGCTGCCGCACAAGAAGTTATCGAAGGTCTGCCGGTGACAATCGAGTGTTCTAACGTCGACTTAAGGCAACTCCGTCATCTAAAAATGCGAAGTTCCGAGACTGAATTCTTCGTCTCCGTCAGACGCCCGATGTCACGTGATGAGAAACTACAACTCTCAGGCCGAATAAACGACTGCCGAAAAGCTTTCGACCTTCTCGTTAACGGGAGAGATCCGCGGCCATCCCCCAAATAA